The Desulfatirhabdium butyrativorans DSM 18734 genome segment CCGCACTTCGGCGGAGATGCGCCAAATTCTGGTGATGGGACCCATTCAGGCCTTCGTGGCGAAGCTCATCAATCAGCACCGCTGGCAATTGCTGCTCAAGTCGAAAAACCGCAGAGCGCTCCACGATTTTCTGGAGCGCACGATGTTCGAGAATCCCGGCATGTTTCATCCGAAGCAAATCGGGGTGGCCATCGATATCGATCCGGTCTTCATGATGTAGCAGCCTGGAGCCCCAGCTCCTGCTGCAGCCATTGCCGCAATTCGCCATCGACGGCATAAACCCCTTTGTTGTAACCCACCGACTGCATGAAGCGTTCGGCAATGGGGTGGGGCAATTCGATACGGGCCAGGTCTTGGGCAATTTCGGAATTTCTTCTGACAAGATAGAGAACGGGCTTTTCTTTCCAGGTGTTGACAACGAAATAATGGGAAACGTCATCCTTGGAGCGGATCACATAGTTGCCCCTCGCCCAGTTGTTTCCCCATTCGAGATAGAGGCGGACAGCCTCTTCGGGCGTCATGTTCCAATCGATATCGTTGAGCAACTGGCGGTTGTTCCGGATTTCGGAAATCGTCATCATGAGAACCTCCTGGCTGGAAATGATGGATATGCGTCTACGATCAGGAATCTTTCTCAACAAGATAGGTCGCGTACAGCAAACCGTCAAGCATGGGATACACCTGGCAAGCCCACGGTTATACACCGGGCCAATCGGTGGATGACCCCGTTCCTCAATCAGAACAGCGATACAGAAAGGAGAAACGATGGATTTGGGAGGATTGGTCGCTCGAAACGCGCGGATGCTGCCGGAAAAAGAGGCCCTTGTCTATGCCGAAAACCGCTATTCGTGGAAGCAGGTGAACGAAATCGTCAATACGGTGGCAAACGACTTGATGGCCAAGGGCATTGGCAAAGGCGAGAAAGTTGCCATGTGGATGTACAATTCGGACCTGTTTCTCTTCGCCTTTTACGGCATTGTCAAAGCCGGAGCCGTCGCCGTTCCCGTCAATTTCCGGCTGACCCCGCGGGAAGCCGAATATATCTTCGACAACTGTGATGCCACAGCCCTCGTTGCCGACGATATCTTCGGCGACGCTGTCGCCGAAATGCGGCCGAGGTTAAACAAAGTCAGGGCCTGGTATACGGCTGGAGAAGGCCGCTTCGATGGCATGATCCCCCTGGGCCATGTGTTCGAAGAGGGAAACCGGACAGAGCCGCCGATCGTGGTGGATGAATTCGACGAAAGCGAAATCATCTACACATCGGGTACGACCGGCAAACCCAAGGGGGCGCTCTTTGTGCATCACAACCAGATGGTGGTCACAGCCACAATGCTCTCCCTTATCGGTCTGCAACCCGGGGACCGGATTCTGCATGCAGCGCCGATGTTTCATTCCGCGGAGCTCAACCTCTACATGAACCCCACCACGTATGTCGGGGGCACCCATGTGGTGATGCGTGAATTCCATCCCCTGCGCGTACTCGAATGCATCCAGAAGGAAAGAATCACCCAATTTTTCGGTGCGCCGATCATGTACGCTCTCATGATGGGCATGCCCAATTTCGACACATTCGATCTGTCCTCGGTACGCCACTTCGGATATGGAGCCGCACCCATGGCAGCCGAGTCCGTCAGACAAATGATC includes the following:
- a CDS encoding DVU0772 family protein; this encodes MMTISEIRNNRQLLNDIDWNMTPEEAVRLYLEWGNNWARGNYVIRSKDDVSHYFVVNTWKEKPVLYLVRRNSEIAQDLARIELPHPIAERFMQSVGYNKGVYAVDGELRQWLQQELGLQAATS
- a CDS encoding long-chain-fatty-acid--CoA ligase, with translation MDLGGLVARNARMLPEKEALVYAENRYSWKQVNEIVNTVANDLMAKGIGKGEKVAMWMYNSDLFLFAFYGIVKAGAVAVPVNFRLTPREAEYIFDNCDATALVADDIFGDAVAEMRPRLNKVRAWYTAGEGRFDGMIPLGHVFEEGNRTEPPIVVDEFDESEIIYTSGTTGKPKGALFVHHNQMVVTATMLSLIGLQPGDRILHAAPMFHSAELNLYMNPTTYVGGTHVVMREFHPLRVLECIQKERITQFFGAPIMYALMMGMPNFDTFDLSSVRHFGYGAAPMAAESVRQMITRFKTDRFFCLCGLTEGGPGGIALYPEDQIRKAGAGGKYIVNMESRLVDIDGNTITKPGVVGELVLKGETCMRGYYNNPKATAETIRDGWVHTGDLGKMDEEGYITLVDRIKDMIITGGENVYSKEVEDAIYEHPAVAEAVIIGIPHPQWGETVACIAVLHKDRTLELEELRDFLKTRLAEYKIPRKLEIVPGLPRNVSGKVLKYQLRERFQ